The following coding sequences lie in one Kribbella sp. NBC_00709 genomic window:
- the treY gene encoding malto-oligosyltrehalose synthase: MTGVPQATYRFQLRAEFGFDAAAAVVPYLQSLGISHAYLSPILQAAPGSTHGYDVVDHSRLSEPMGGRPAFERLSERLAESRMGAVADVVPNHVAVPTPASLNKALWSVLRLGPGSQYAEWFDVDWGSGNQPLLMAVLGQRIGKVLADGELSVDNGVLRYYEHEYPLRPGTEDLPISALVTEQWYRLAHWRVADEELNYRRFFDVDTLAAIRQETQEVFDATHQLLLELLHEGRLNGFRIDHPDGLADPRGYLRRLAERTGGAWVVVEKILEGDEELPRDWPCAGTTGYDALLRVGGLFVDPSGAAPLAALHSELTGAPADFGPVVEEAKREIVQHGQYAEVHRLVELLARICQDDVRLRDHTRRAFHEVVAELLVHFDVYRAYVVPGEEPSSTAVAALERAAEKARANLDEDRQATLDVVLHLLLGRETNTIDERARAELIVRFQQTCGPVMAKGVEDTAFYRWFRLTSLNEVGGDPEHFGVTPEEFHAYSTRLNRHWPKTMTTLSTHDTKRSEDVRARLGVLSEQPAAWSEAVREWRRLSEEHRNPLLDGSTEYLFWQTLFGTWDDGPLAEDRFQAYLLKAIREAKRNTSWTSPDEEYEQTVATFVTAVLHDDSVLDSVRRFADDQMDYIRAATLGQKLVQLTMPGVPDVYQGTELVDLSLVDPDNRRAVDYEHRIERLDRLDTGGKPEDLSDEKLLITSRALRIRRQYPDAFAGSYTPLPTSNGHAVAFARGDAVITVATRLPAALQRLGGWGESTVVLPSGQWKNVLTGREVGSGAARIEELLTDLPVALLVRS; the protein is encoded by the coding sequence ATGACGGGGGTCCCGCAGGCCACCTACCGGTTCCAGCTCCGCGCGGAGTTCGGCTTCGACGCCGCCGCAGCGGTAGTCCCGTACCTGCAGAGCCTCGGGATCTCCCACGCGTACCTGTCCCCGATCCTCCAGGCCGCGCCTGGTTCCACCCACGGGTACGACGTGGTGGACCACAGCCGGCTGTCCGAGCCGATGGGTGGACGGCCCGCGTTCGAGCGCCTCTCGGAGCGGTTGGCCGAGAGCCGCATGGGCGCGGTGGCCGACGTCGTACCGAACCACGTCGCTGTGCCGACACCGGCCAGCCTGAACAAGGCGCTCTGGTCGGTGCTGCGGCTCGGCCCGGGTTCGCAGTACGCCGAGTGGTTCGACGTCGACTGGGGCTCGGGGAACCAGCCGCTGCTCATGGCGGTCCTGGGGCAGCGGATCGGCAAGGTGCTGGCCGACGGCGAGCTGTCCGTCGACAACGGCGTACTGCGGTACTACGAGCACGAGTACCCGCTTCGCCCGGGCACCGAGGACCTGCCGATCTCGGCGCTTGTCACCGAGCAGTGGTATCGCCTCGCGCACTGGCGGGTCGCCGACGAGGAGCTGAACTACCGGCGCTTCTTCGACGTCGACACGCTCGCTGCGATCCGCCAGGAAACACAGGAGGTCTTCGACGCGACACACCAGTTGCTGCTGGAGTTGCTGCACGAAGGCAGGCTGAACGGCTTCCGCATCGACCATCCGGACGGTCTGGCCGATCCGCGCGGCTACCTGCGCCGACTGGCCGAGCGCACCGGCGGCGCGTGGGTCGTGGTCGAGAAGATCCTCGAGGGTGACGAAGAGCTGCCCCGCGACTGGCCCTGCGCCGGCACGACCGGGTACGACGCTCTGCTGCGCGTCGGCGGCCTGTTCGTCGACCCATCCGGTGCTGCACCGCTCGCAGCCCTGCACTCCGAGCTCACCGGTGCGCCGGCCGACTTCGGGCCGGTCGTGGAGGAGGCGAAGCGCGAGATCGTCCAGCACGGGCAGTACGCCGAGGTGCATCGTCTGGTCGAGTTGCTGGCCCGCATCTGCCAGGACGACGTACGACTGCGTGACCACACCAGGCGGGCGTTCCACGAGGTCGTCGCGGAGTTGCTGGTCCACTTCGACGTCTACCGCGCGTACGTCGTGCCAGGGGAGGAGCCGTCGTCGACAGCGGTGGCTGCGCTGGAGCGGGCGGCCGAGAAAGCACGCGCGAACCTTGACGAGGACAGGCAGGCCACGCTGGACGTAGTACTGCACCTGCTGCTGGGTCGAGAGACCAACACGATCGACGAGCGGGCGCGGGCCGAGCTGATCGTGCGCTTCCAGCAGACGTGCGGTCCGGTGATGGCGAAGGGCGTCGAGGACACCGCGTTCTACCGGTGGTTCCGGCTGACGTCGCTGAACGAGGTCGGTGGGGACCCGGAGCACTTCGGTGTGACGCCGGAGGAGTTCCACGCGTACTCGACCCGGCTGAACCGGCACTGGCCGAAGACGATGACCACGCTGTCCACCCACGACACCAAGCGCTCCGAGGACGTCCGTGCACGACTCGGAGTGCTGTCCGAGCAGCCAGCGGCCTGGTCCGAGGCGGTCCGCGAGTGGCGGCGCCTGTCGGAAGAGCACCGGAATCCCTTGCTGGACGGCAGTACGGAGTACCTCTTCTGGCAGACGCTCTTCGGGACCTGGGACGACGGACCGCTCGCCGAGGACCGTTTCCAGGCCTATCTGCTCAAGGCGATCCGCGAGGCCAAGCGCAACACCTCATGGACCTCTCCGGACGAGGAGTACGAGCAAACGGTCGCTACCTTCGTCACCGCAGTACTGCACGACGACAGCGTGCTCGACTCGGTACGCCGCTTTGCCGACGACCAGATGGACTACATCCGCGCGGCCACCCTCGGCCAGAAGCTGGTGCAGCTCACGATGCCCGGCGTGCCGGACGTCTATCAGGGCACCGAGCTGGTCGACTTGTCCTTGGTCGACCCGGACAACCGGCGGGCTGTGGACTACGAGCACAGGATCGAGCGGCTGGATCGGCTGGACACGGGCGGCAAGCCGGAGGACCTGTCCGACGAGAAGCTGCTGATCACGTCACGAGCGCTGCGCATCCGCCGTCAGTACCCGGACGCCTTTGCCGGCAGTTACACGCCGCTCCCGACGTCCAACGGACACGCGGTCGCCTTCGCCCGTGGCGATGCGGTGATCACGGTGGCGACCAGACTGCCCGCAGCGCTGCAGCGACTGGGTGGCTGGGGCGAGAGCACGGTCGTATTGCCGAGCGGCCAGTGGAAGAACGTGTTGACCGGCCGTGAGGTCGGTAGTGGCGCCGCCCGGATCGAGGAGCTGCTGACAGATCTGCCGGTCGCCCTGCTGGTCCGGAGCTGA
- the treZ gene encoding malto-oligosyltrehalose trehalohydrolase produces MHTFRVWVPEATNVDVVLRDGVLPMRFAPDGWWERQVVEAHHGTDYAYSVDGSDPIPDPRSPWQPDGVHGFSRVFDADRFEWSDDSWTGRDVRGSVFYELHLGTFTAGGTLDAAAEHLDYLAVLGVEVVSLLPVAAFPGVQGWGYDGVDLYAVHEPYGGPEALQRFVDRCHEAGLAVCLDVVYNHLGPSGNYLASFGPYFTNRHSTPWGPAVNLDDTGSTEVRRWICDNALRWFRDFHLDALRLDAVHALVDDSPRHLLQQLSTETASLAKELGRPLSLVAESDLNDPRTVEPVSSGGMGMTAQWSDDFHHALHSLLTGERFGYYVDFGDPAVFAKTLTRVFLHDGTYSTFRGKIWGRPVDPRKQRGGQFLAYTSNHDQIGNRALGDRPALTPGQLAIGAALVLTSPYTPMLFMGEEWGASTPWRFFTDFSEPALAEAVRTGRRQEFAEFGWDADEIPDPQDPQTWRSSVLDWSEPDESPHHEVLTWYRHLLTFRARMPELRDDRLESVGIAFDPAGAWLVVTRGSLRVVANLAAADAVVPVDEVPEYLVMSFGAAELTADGLWLPGHGVAIVSV; encoded by the coding sequence ATGCATACCTTCCGTGTCTGGGTGCCTGAGGCAACCAACGTCGACGTGGTACTGCGCGACGGTGTCCTGCCGATGCGCTTCGCCCCGGACGGCTGGTGGGAACGTCAGGTCGTCGAGGCGCACCACGGCACCGACTATGCGTACTCTGTCGACGGCAGCGACCCGATTCCTGATCCGCGTAGCCCGTGGCAGCCGGACGGCGTGCACGGCTTCAGCCGGGTCTTCGATGCAGATCGGTTCGAGTGGAGCGACGACAGCTGGACCGGCCGGGACGTGCGCGGTTCCGTCTTCTACGAGCTGCACCTGGGCACCTTCACAGCCGGAGGCACGCTGGACGCAGCTGCCGAGCACCTCGACTACCTGGCCGTGCTGGGCGTGGAGGTGGTCTCGCTGCTGCCGGTCGCCGCGTTCCCCGGCGTACAAGGCTGGGGGTACGACGGTGTCGACCTGTACGCCGTCCATGAGCCGTACGGCGGACCGGAAGCACTGCAGCGGTTCGTCGACCGGTGTCATGAGGCCGGACTGGCCGTTTGTCTCGACGTTGTCTACAACCACCTCGGCCCGAGCGGGAACTACCTCGCCAGCTTCGGTCCGTACTTCACCAACCGCCACTCCACCCCATGGGGCCCTGCGGTCAACCTCGACGACACCGGCAGCACCGAAGTACGGCGGTGGATCTGCGACAACGCACTGCGCTGGTTCCGCGACTTCCACCTGGATGCCTTGCGGCTGGACGCCGTACACGCGCTGGTCGACGACAGCCCGAGGCATCTGCTCCAGCAGCTGTCGACTGAGACCGCATCCCTCGCGAAGGAGCTCGGACGCCCACTGAGCCTGGTCGCTGAGTCCGACCTCAACGATCCGCGCACCGTCGAGCCGGTGTCCTCCGGCGGCATGGGCATGACCGCACAGTGGAGCGACGACTTCCACCACGCACTGCACTCCCTGCTGACCGGCGAGCGCTTCGGGTACTACGTGGACTTCGGCGACCCTGCGGTGTTCGCGAAGACTCTGACGCGAGTGTTCCTGCACGACGGGACGTACTCGACGTTCCGCGGCAAGATCTGGGGTCGTCCGGTCGATCCCCGCAAGCAGCGCGGCGGTCAGTTCCTTGCCTACACGTCGAACCACGACCAGATCGGCAACCGGGCTCTCGGGGACCGTCCGGCGCTGACGCCGGGGCAGCTCGCCATCGGCGCCGCGCTGGTACTGACGTCGCCGTACACACCGATGCTGTTCATGGGTGAGGAGTGGGGCGCCTCGACGCCGTGGCGGTTCTTCACCGACTTCAGCGAGCCGGCGCTGGCCGAGGCGGTCCGGACCGGGCGGCGGCAGGAGTTCGCGGAGTTCGGCTGGGACGCCGACGAGATCCCGGACCCGCAGGATCCGCAGACCTGGCGGAGTTCGGTGCTCGACTGGTCCGAGCCGGACGAGTCGCCGCACCACGAAGTGCTGACCTGGTACCGGCATCTGCTCACGTTCCGGGCCCGGATGCCGGAGCTGCGCGACGACCGGCTCGAGTCCGTCGGGATCGCGTTCGATCCGGCCGGGGCCTGGCTGGTGGTCACGCGCGGTAGTCTCCGGGTGGTGGCGAATCTGGCTGCCGCCGATGCCGTGGTGCCGGTCGACGAGGTCCCGGAGTACCTGGTGATGTCGTTCGGTGCGGCCGAGCTGACTGCCGACGGACTGTGGTTGCCCGGTCACGGCGTCGCGATCGTGTCCGTCTGA
- a CDS encoding helix-turn-helix transcriptional regulator, whose amino-acid sequence MTVTMLNRPSGFQQIPAHGGLAELLASAEDEVIAMSTLTPAGPTFGPREVKHGVRYRAIYPDHARTTPTIGRHLGALSLAGVAVRTTPHVPMNAIVIDGAVAVLPADTTNGSVAVLRLTSVVVTALELFERIWPDAVPLADSDLPDDTDLSLREQEMLRLLALGATDEVAAAQLDISVRTVRRMVAQIMSRLGARSRFQAGVKAADRGWLLERVPR is encoded by the coding sequence ATGACTGTCACGATGCTCAACCGCCCTTCTGGCTTCCAGCAGATCCCGGCCCATGGCGGGCTTGCCGAACTTCTCGCGTCTGCCGAGGACGAGGTGATCGCGATGAGCACGCTGACCCCGGCCGGGCCGACGTTCGGACCACGGGAGGTCAAGCACGGCGTGCGCTACCGGGCGATCTACCCGGACCACGCGCGGACGACGCCGACCATCGGCCGGCACCTCGGTGCGCTGTCGCTGGCGGGCGTCGCCGTACGGACCACCCCGCACGTGCCGATGAACGCGATCGTCATCGACGGCGCGGTCGCGGTCCTGCCCGCCGACACCACCAACGGCAGCGTCGCGGTACTCCGGCTGACCAGCGTCGTGGTCACGGCGCTCGAGCTGTTCGAGCGGATCTGGCCCGACGCCGTACCGCTGGCCGACAGCGACCTGCCGGACGACACCGACCTGTCGCTGCGAGAGCAGGAGATGCTCCGGCTGCTCGCCCTGGGTGCGACCGACGAGGTGGCCGCCGCCCAACTCGACATCTCGGTCCGGACGGTACGGCGGATGGTCGCGCAGATCATGAGCCGCCTCGGCGCCCGCAGCCGCTTCCAGGCCGGCGTCAAGGCCGCCGATCGCGGCTGGCTCCTGGAGCGCGTGCCCCGCTGA
- a CDS encoding AfsR/SARP family transcriptional regulator — protein sequence MNGHAAHTPDRLSFRVLGPLEVDGPDGHPLDLCGGKPATVLTLLLLHRNAWVSTEQLVDAVWAGRDVPASAQNNLKTYVWQLRRSLPEERIESRPGAYRVHVRPGELDADVAAALCDEARELLSRKDAADAITVVQRALGLWRGAPYDGLTADATSAVDRLTELHRALREDLADAQLLLDRPAEAIAVLRALTEEEPLRELAWARLMAAYRQVGRRHDALAAYQRARTALVRDLGIEPGAELTAVHQQILSEESVPVTVATPVSSNLPPRVPGFVGRRPELRALRGVRGVVTIDGMPGIGKTAFALEVAAASGLETQQYVDLDRPMSLPAATGLLILDNVDDLGQIRHLLPNDPDSLVLVISRRRLAGLDRTAAITLDVLAPDDAARLTDIEQILSCCDGHPGAIRHLAERLRNRQPWTVARMAARLDDPAARSQALAELLTRFDAVYDALPGPAQRLYRLIAMTPRFDLRQAARVTGTDRADAELMVDVLMDHNLVTEPAPGRFEVLSVVRDHADQLLIATGPKAELVA from the coding sequence ATGAACGGTCACGCAGCGCACACACCAGACCGGTTGAGCTTCCGGGTGCTGGGCCCGCTCGAGGTAGACGGGCCGGACGGGCACCCGCTGGACCTCTGCGGCGGCAAGCCGGCGACCGTGCTCACCCTGCTCCTGCTGCACCGCAACGCCTGGGTCAGCACCGAGCAGCTCGTCGACGCGGTCTGGGCCGGCCGGGACGTGCCGGCGTCGGCGCAGAACAACCTGAAGACGTACGTCTGGCAGCTCCGCCGCTCGCTTCCGGAGGAGCGCATCGAGAGCCGTCCGGGCGCGTACCGCGTGCATGTCCGCCCCGGCGAACTGGACGCCGACGTCGCAGCCGCCCTGTGCGACGAGGCCCGTGAGCTCCTCAGCCGCAAGGACGCGGCCGACGCGATCACGGTGGTCCAGCGCGCCCTCGGGCTCTGGCGCGGCGCGCCGTACGACGGCCTGACGGCGGACGCCACCTCGGCGGTCGACCGGCTGACCGAGCTGCACCGGGCCCTGCGTGAGGATCTGGCGGACGCACAGCTGCTGCTCGACCGGCCCGCCGAGGCGATCGCCGTACTGCGTGCGCTCACCGAAGAGGAGCCGCTCCGCGAGCTGGCGTGGGCTCGACTGATGGCGGCGTACCGGCAGGTCGGACGGCGGCACGACGCACTGGCGGCGTACCAGCGAGCCCGGACCGCGCTGGTCCGCGACCTCGGGATCGAGCCGGGCGCCGAGCTGACTGCGGTGCACCAGCAGATCCTCAGCGAGGAATCCGTACCGGTCACGGTCGCGACGCCGGTCAGCTCGAACCTGCCGCCGCGGGTTCCCGGCTTCGTCGGCCGCCGGCCCGAGCTGCGCGCCCTGCGCGGCGTCCGCGGCGTGGTCACCATCGACGGGATGCCGGGCATCGGCAAGACCGCGTTTGCGCTCGAGGTCGCCGCCGCCTCCGGCCTCGAGACCCAGCAGTACGTCGACCTGGACCGGCCGATGTCCTTGCCCGCGGCAACCGGCTTGCTGATCCTGGACAACGTCGACGACCTCGGCCAGATCCGGCACCTGCTGCCGAACGACCCGGACTCGCTGGTGCTGGTGATCAGCCGCCGCCGACTGGCCGGCCTGGACCGGACGGCCGCGATCACACTCGACGTCCTGGCTCCGGACGACGCAGCCCGGCTGACCGACATCGAGCAGATCCTCAGCTGCTGCGACGGTCATCCGGGCGCGATCCGGCACCTCGCTGAGCGGCTGCGCAACCGGCAACCGTGGACCGTCGCTCGGATGGCGGCCCGGCTTGACGACCCGGCGGCCCGGAGCCAGGCCCTGGCCGAGCTGCTGACCCGCTTCGACGCGGTGTACGACGCGCTTCCCGGCCCGGCGCAGCGGCTGTACCGGCTGATCGCGATGACACCGCGATTCGATCTCCGGCAGGCTGCGCGCGTCACCGGCACCGACCGTGCAGACGCAGAGCTCATGGTCGACGTGCTGATGGACCACAACCTGGTCACCGAACCAGCACCGGGGCGCTTCGAGGTCCTGTCCGTCGTCCGCGACCACGCCGACCAACTGCTGATCGCGACCGGTCCGAAAGCGGAGCTCGTCGCATGA
- a CDS encoding SAM-dependent methyltransferase, with amino-acid sequence MADANEQASSPYPFDTSKPSIARTYDYLLGGKDNFAVDRAFGDRFINELPGSRQIAYDNRGALIRAVREIVTNTPVRQFIDLGSGLPTADNVHQVAQRYAPDAKVVYVDNDPIVLAHGRALLAENENTTVIQADLREPKAIIEHPDTVRLIDFGKPVGVIFSATLHHVNDDEDPAAIVRFWHDRIAAGSYVFISHFRSENDPRSQELETVLQGSLGRGRWRTDDQILALFGDGFTVQPPGLVPAAEWRNDEAVEELTDYQRLIAAVLALKD; translated from the coding sequence ATGGCCGACGCTAACGAGCAGGCGAGCTCGCCGTACCCGTTCGACACGAGCAAGCCGAGCATCGCCCGGACGTACGACTACCTGCTCGGGGGCAAGGACAACTTCGCAGTGGACCGCGCGTTCGGGGACCGGTTCATCAACGAGCTGCCCGGCTCGCGGCAGATCGCGTACGACAATCGCGGCGCGCTGATCCGCGCGGTCCGCGAGATCGTCACGAACACGCCGGTGCGGCAGTTCATCGACCTCGGCAGCGGCCTGCCGACGGCCGACAACGTGCACCAGGTCGCGCAGCGGTACGCGCCGGACGCGAAGGTCGTGTACGTCGACAACGACCCGATCGTGCTCGCCCACGGCCGCGCGCTGCTCGCGGAGAACGAGAACACCACCGTCATCCAGGCCGACCTGCGCGAACCCAAGGCGATCATCGAGCACCCCGACACCGTGCGCCTGATCGACTTCGGCAAGCCGGTCGGCGTGATCTTCAGCGCCACCCTCCACCACGTGAACGACGACGAGGACCCGGCCGCCATCGTCCGCTTCTGGCACGACCGCATCGCCGCCGGCAGCTACGTCTTCATCAGCCACTTCCGCAGCGAGAACGACCCCCGCAGCCAGGAGCTCGAAACCGTCCTCCAGGGCTCATTGGGCCGCGGCCGCTGGCGCACCGACGACCAGATCCTCGCCCTCTTCGGCGACGGCTTCACCGTCCAACCGCCCGGCCTGGTGCCGGCTGCCGAGTGGCGCAACGACGAAGCCGTCGAGGAGCTGACCGACTACCAACGCCTGATCGCCGCGGTCCTCGCACTCAAGGACTAG
- a CDS encoding nucleotidyltransferase domain-containing protein, with the protein MTDNARDYSASGSTANSGPQGLIERAKDVLSKDDRVLGVWLVGSYGRGSDDQFSDVDLWVVVAPDDAESFCDDWPKTADEISPTVFRRAIGRRIFNQITPDWVRFDVSVGTPDAIGNRTRSTAKPLYDPNGLSAGLGDPAAPKQPDPGRVEAITIEFLRVLGLLPVAVGREEFVVGESGGTLLRQMLIDLMLEDVAVEDRGGALHLNRLLPADRLQILTSLPPLDATRESVIAANVACAAAFLPLARTLHERCALTWPQALETAARRHLSTTLSVELPI; encoded by the coding sequence ATGACGGACAACGCTCGTGATTATTCGGCAAGCGGCAGTACGGCGAACTCTGGGCCGCAGGGTCTGATCGAACGGGCCAAAGACGTCCTCAGCAAGGACGATCGGGTGCTGGGCGTTTGGCTGGTCGGTAGCTACGGGAGGGGCAGCGACGATCAGTTCAGCGATGTCGACCTGTGGGTCGTCGTCGCCCCGGACGATGCCGAGAGCTTCTGTGACGACTGGCCGAAGACTGCGGACGAGATCTCGCCGACGGTGTTCCGGCGAGCGATCGGCCGCCGGATCTTCAACCAGATCACGCCGGACTGGGTGCGCTTCGACGTGTCGGTCGGTACGCCGGACGCGATCGGCAACCGCACCCGCTCGACCGCCAAGCCGCTGTACGACCCGAACGGACTGAGCGCCGGTCTTGGCGATCCGGCCGCCCCGAAGCAGCCGGACCCTGGCCGCGTGGAGGCGATCACCATCGAGTTCCTCCGGGTACTCGGCCTACTGCCGGTTGCCGTCGGGCGCGAGGAGTTCGTGGTCGGCGAATCAGGCGGCACGCTGTTACGCCAGATGCTGATCGACCTGATGCTCGAGGACGTCGCGGTCGAGGATCGAGGCGGCGCGCTACACCTCAATCGTCTCCTACCGGCCGACCGCCTGCAGATCCTGACCAGCCTTCCGCCCCTCGATGCCACCCGCGAGTCAGTGATCGCCGCCAACGTCGCCTGCGCCGCAGCCTTCCTGCCACTGGCCCGCACGTTGCATGAACGGTGCGCCCTCACGTGGCCCCAAGCTCTCGAAACCGCAGCCCGCCGACACCTGTCCACAACGCTGTCGGTCGAGCTACCGATCTAG
- a CDS encoding class I SAM-dependent DNA methyltransferase, which translates to MTSRSARITTERPFYDLHADAYDALITDPVEPWVDAVDDRLRAAGLSSATVLDAGCGTGRHARALIDRGHRVSLLDASARLLAIAGQRCPDSPTHRDDICAPKLRGRFDAIACRGVLNDLVSDEERDAALGSFATLLGDDGLLFLDVREAVEARRRADGQWHRSEVALNGGETLTFASRPLWRTGRIVVEERYELVNRDGSSSVHDYVFEMRPWERDEITSRLTAAGFSEVATLQGVGRRTPDRLFVTAYGLS; encoded by the coding sequence GTGACGTCCAGATCGGCCAGGATCACCACGGAACGGCCCTTCTACGACCTCCATGCCGATGCGTACGACGCGCTGATCACCGACCCGGTCGAGCCTTGGGTCGATGCGGTCGACGATCGCCTGCGCGCCGCGGGGCTCAGCTCGGCGACGGTCCTGGACGCCGGCTGCGGCACGGGTCGGCATGCGCGGGCGCTGATAGATCGCGGTCACCGCGTCTCGCTGCTGGATGCTTCCGCGCGGTTGCTCGCTATTGCTGGTCAGCGCTGCCCAGATTCCCCGACCCATCGGGACGACATCTGCGCGCCGAAGCTTCGCGGAAGGTTCGACGCGATCGCGTGCCGCGGCGTACTGAACGACCTTGTGTCGGACGAGGAACGCGATGCCGCCCTGGGGTCGTTCGCGACGCTCCTTGGCGACGACGGACTGCTGTTCCTGGACGTCCGGGAGGCGGTGGAGGCCCGCAGACGGGCCGACGGCCAGTGGCACCGCAGTGAGGTGGCGCTCAACGGTGGCGAGACGTTGACGTTCGCCAGCCGACCGCTGTGGCGCACGGGCCGGATCGTTGTCGAGGAGCGGTACGAGCTCGTCAACCGAGATGGGTCGTCGTCGGTCCACGACTACGTGTTCGAGATGCGTCCGTGGGAACGCGACGAGATCACCTCCCGCCTGACAGCTGCAGGATTCAGTGAGGTCGCCACGCTTCAGGGAGTTGGCCGGCGGACGCCCGACAGGCTCTTCGTGACAGCCTATGGACTCAGTTGA
- a CDS encoding aminoglycoside phosphotransferase family protein, whose translation MRTLHDDQGPWLMSVDVRGRTRQLVLRSPTPRIDADMIATGAAALEVAEQHGLPAPRLVAKDLDGGTAGVPATLETVVAGSTTWPRTLSVVRRRVAGAALARIHAIRLEPRPHLPLRIRPIAVDDFAKDRREGRMTTSPLLRRADEVVQGMAYPQGETVFVHGDVWPGNLAWADDIRCTLIDWKTAGVGNPGVDLGELRKQIAITYGPKATTGIVDGWEEAAGTSATNLAYWDAVAALNTPTTLYSPTATARRNAFLQAALNQLSP comes from the coding sequence GTGCGAACGCTGCACGACGATCAAGGCCCTTGGCTGATGAGCGTCGACGTACGCGGCCGGACCAGACAGCTGGTACTGCGATCGCCAACGCCGCGCATCGACGCGGACATGATCGCCACCGGTGCGGCCGCGCTGGAAGTCGCCGAGCAGCACGGATTGCCGGCTCCACGGCTGGTCGCCAAGGACCTCGACGGCGGTACAGCCGGCGTACCGGCAACGCTGGAGACCGTCGTCGCGGGCAGTACGACGTGGCCGCGGACGTTGTCCGTCGTACGGCGCCGTGTGGCCGGTGCGGCACTCGCGCGGATCCACGCGATCCGGCTGGAACCTCGCCCTCATCTGCCGCTCAGAATCCGCCCGATCGCGGTCGACGACTTCGCCAAGGACCGACGGGAGGGACGCATGACGACATCGCCGCTCCTTCGCAGAGCAGACGAAGTCGTTCAGGGCATGGCCTATCCGCAAGGCGAGACCGTGTTCGTTCATGGAGATGTGTGGCCGGGCAACCTGGCCTGGGCGGACGACATCCGCTGCACGCTGATCGACTGGAAGACAGCCGGCGTGGGCAACCCAGGCGTCGACCTCGGTGAACTGCGTAAGCAGATCGCCATCACTTACGGGCCCAAGGCAACTACAGGCATCGTCGACGGATGGGAAGAAGCCGCCGGTACGTCGGCCACGAACCTCGCGTACTGGGACGCCGTCGCCGCCCTCAACACCCCGACCACCTTGTACAGCCCCACAGCCACCGCCCGCCGCAACGCATTCCTCCAAGCAGCCCTCAATCAACTGAGTCCATAG